One Mycobacteroides abscessus ATCC 19977 genomic window carries:
- a CDS encoding class I SAM-dependent methyltransferase — MTDKTATEEFDLAFDAAYRGEAPDGRGARPPWSIGEPQPEIAMLIAEGKVRGEVLDAGCGEAATSLYLAEVGHTTVGLDSAPKAIELAKGYAAERGLTNASFAVADISSFTGYDGRFDTIIDSTLFHSMPVGLRAGYQRSIVRAAAPGARYYVLVFDRAAFPAESPVNAVTENELRDAVSKYWAIDEIRPAKIYANFNGFEPGVARGFARHEIEPDGRASVAAWLLSAHLAG; from the coding sequence ATGACTGACAAGACCGCTACAGAGGAATTCGACCTCGCGTTTGACGCCGCGTACCGCGGCGAGGCGCCCGACGGTCGGGGTGCCCGGCCGCCGTGGAGCATCGGTGAACCGCAGCCCGAGATTGCGATGCTGATCGCCGAGGGCAAGGTGCGCGGGGAAGTGTTGGATGCGGGTTGCGGCGAGGCGGCGACCTCGTTGTATCTGGCCGAGGTGGGGCACACCACCGTGGGGCTGGACTCAGCGCCCAAGGCCATCGAGTTGGCGAAAGGTTATGCGGCGGAGCGCGGTTTGACCAATGCGAGTTTTGCCGTCGCCGATATCTCGTCATTCACCGGGTATGACGGGCGCTTTGACACCATCATCGATTCGACGCTGTTCCACTCGATGCCCGTTGGGCTGCGTGCGGGCTACCAGCGTTCGATCGTCCGTGCTGCCGCGCCCGGTGCGCGTTACTACGTGCTGGTATTCGACCGGGCCGCGTTCCCCGCGGAGTCTCCCGTCAATGCCGTCACCGAAAACGAACTGCGGGATGCGGTTTCGAAGTATTGGGCCATCGACGAGATCCGTCCGGCGAAGATCTACGCGAACTTCAACGGGTTCGAACCCGGGGTAGCGCGGGGCTTCGCCCGGCACGAGATCGAGCCCGACGGCCGGGCGTCGGTGGCCGCGTGGTTGCTCTCGGCACACCTGGCGGGCTAG